The following proteins are encoded in a genomic region of Burkholderiales bacterium:
- a CDS encoding cyclopropane-fatty-acyl-phospholipid synthase family protein, with product MDVKRLFREAGQRTQVSFRVCLPDGSHFQNRAGEPQVTLVFRNRRALLRTALFHHVGLLESYFSGDLEVEGEFRLAFRVGMDAGLAPPPSGLNRWRNRWHEWRFGNRTVARAKANARFHYGLGHAFYSHWLDQPAMMYTCAYWKEGTRSLEEAQRNKMDHVARKIRLQPGDRFVDIGCGFGGFLFHALEHYGALGTGINTTTEQVVWVEEEIRRRGLADRIRVIEADFREIPGQYDKVVSIGVLEHAGRDQLFDVVRAHAEALRPGGLGLLHFIGHVGVFDTEFYIRKYIFPGGWIPSLAQTIEAMEACGLEVVDIENLRRHYALTLEEWASRFDARWPEIHALDPQRFNERFRRIWRTYLWSCAEMFRSPNSRTHLFQIVFSKGNIREDNYPMSRAFLYP from the coding sequence ATGGACGTCAAGCGTTTGTTTCGTGAGGCGGGGCAGCGCACCCAGGTGTCGTTCCGGGTCTGTCTCCCCGATGGCAGCCATTTCCAGAACCGGGCGGGGGAACCGCAGGTCACCCTCGTCTTCCGCAACCGGCGGGCGCTTTTGCGCACGGCGCTCTTTCACCACGTCGGGCTGCTGGAGTCCTATTTCTCCGGCGACCTCGAGGTGGAAGGGGAGTTCAGGCTTGCCTTCCGCGTCGGCATGGATGCGGGCCTTGCCCCACCGCCCTCCGGGCTCAACCGGTGGCGCAACCGCTGGCACGAATGGCGCTTCGGCAACCGCACCGTCGCCCGGGCCAAGGCCAACGCCCGTTTCCACTATGGTCTCGGTCATGCCTTCTACAGCCACTGGCTCGACCAGCCGGCGATGATGTACACCTGCGCCTACTGGAAGGAAGGCACGCGCTCCCTGGAAGAAGCCCAGCGCAACAAGATGGACCACGTGGCAAGGAAGATCCGCCTGCAGCCGGGGGACCGCTTCGTGGACATCGGTTGCGGTTTCGGCGGTTTTCTCTTCCACGCCCTGGAGCACTATGGGGCCCTGGGCACCGGCATCAACACCACCACCGAACAGGTGGTGTGGGTGGAGGAGGAGATCAGGCGCCGGGGGCTTGCCGATCGCATCCGGGTGATCGAAGCGGATTTCCGCGAGATTCCCGGCCAGTACGACAAGGTGGTGTCCATCGGGGTGCTGGAACACGCCGGGCGGGATCAGTTGTTCGACGTGGTGCGGGCCCATGCCGAAGCCCTCCGGCCCGGGGGCCTCGGGCTTTTGCATTTCATCGGCCATGTGGGCGTCTTCGACACCGAGTTCTACATCCGCAAATATATCTTCCCGGGAGGCTGGATTCCCAGTCTGGCGCAGACCATCGAGGCCATGGAGGCCTGCGGGCTGGAGGTGGTGGATATCGAAAACCTCCGCCGGCACTACGCCCTGACCCTGGAGGAGTGGGCGAGCCGCTTCGATGCCCGCTGGCCGGAAATCCACGCCCTGGACCCGCAGCGTTTCAACGAGCGCTTCCGCCGCATCTGGCGCACCTATCTCTGGTCCTGCGCGGAAATGTTCCGCTCCCCCAACAGCCGCACGCATCTCTTCCAGATCGTCTTCAGCAAAGGCAACATTCGCGAGGACAACTATCCCATGAGCCGCGCTTTCCTCTACCCATGA
- the clpA gene encoding ATP-dependent Clp protease ATP-binding subunit ClpA has protein sequence MISQELEVSLHMAFVEARQKRHEFITVEHLLLALLDNPSAAQVLRACGANIEALRRSLSDFIHQHTPVVGGTGEVDTQPTLGFQRVIQRAILHVQSSGKKEVTGANVLVAIFGEKDSHAVYFLHQQGVTRLDVVNYISHGISKVPDGGGKSAAEGGNDTEHEQEQQPSGALENFTQNLNALALMGKIDPLIGREVELERVIQTLCRRRKNNPLLVGEAGVGKTAIAEGLARRIVEGNVPDVLKNAVVYALDMGALLAGTKYRGDFEQRLKAVLKQLVDNQRAILFIDEIHTLIGAGAASGGTLDASNLLKPALSSGQLKCIGATTYNEYRGIFEKDHALSRRFQKIDVPEPSVAETVEILRGLKSRFESHHGVKYTAAALTTAAELSAKYINDRHLPDKAIDVIDEAGAAQRILPKSKQKKTITPKEIEEIVAKIARIPPKSVSADDRNALRNLDRDLKSVVFGQDEAIDALATAIKMARSGLGNPQKPIGSFLFSGPTGVGKTEVARQLAYIMGIELIRFDMSEYMERHAVSRLIGAPPGYVGFDQGGLLTEAITKHPYSVLLLDEIEKAHPDIFNILLQVMDHGTLTDNNGRKADFRNVVIIMTTNAGAEALNKSSIGFATSTKAGDEMAEIKRLFSPEFRNRLDAIISFKPLTKEIILRVVDKFLMQLESQLHEKKVEATFTEALREYLAERGFDPLMGARPMARLIQDTIRKALADELLFGRLANGGKVTVDVDDKGQVKLLFNEETEAVA, from the coding sequence CCTCCACATGGCTTTTGTCGAAGCCCGGCAGAAGCGCCATGAGTTCATCACCGTGGAGCACCTGCTGCTGGCCTTGCTGGACAACCCCTCCGCGGCTCAGGTGCTGCGGGCCTGCGGCGCCAACATCGAGGCGTTGCGCCGCTCCCTGTCCGATTTCATTCACCAGCACACCCCTGTCGTGGGGGGCACCGGCGAGGTGGACACCCAGCCCACGCTGGGTTTCCAGCGGGTGATCCAGCGCGCCATCCTCCATGTCCAGTCCTCCGGCAAGAAGGAGGTCACCGGCGCCAATGTGCTCGTCGCCATCTTCGGCGAGAAGGATTCCCATGCCGTCTATTTCCTCCACCAGCAGGGGGTGACCCGGCTGGATGTGGTCAACTACATCTCCCATGGCATCAGCAAGGTGCCCGACGGGGGCGGCAAGTCGGCGGCGGAAGGAGGCAACGATACCGAGCATGAGCAGGAGCAGCAGCCCTCCGGCGCCCTGGAGAACTTCACCCAGAACCTCAATGCCCTCGCCCTCATGGGCAAGATTGATCCCCTGATCGGGCGCGAGGTGGAGCTGGAGCGCGTCATTCAGACCCTCTGCCGCCGGCGCAAGAACAATCCCCTCCTCGTGGGCGAGGCGGGGGTGGGCAAGACGGCCATCGCCGAGGGGCTGGCGCGGCGCATCGTCGAGGGCAATGTCCCGGACGTGCTGAAAAATGCGGTGGTTTACGCCTTGGACATGGGTGCGCTTCTGGCCGGCACCAAGTACCGCGGCGATTTCGAGCAGCGCCTGAAGGCGGTGCTCAAGCAGCTGGTGGACAACCAGCGGGCCATCCTCTTCATCGACGAAATCCACACCCTGATCGGTGCGGGGGCGGCCTCCGGCGGCACCCTCGATGCCTCCAATCTGCTCAAGCCGGCCTTGAGCTCGGGGCAGTTGAAGTGCATCGGCGCCACCACCTACAACGAATACCGGGGCATTTTCGAGAAGGACCATGCCCTGTCCCGCCGCTTCCAGAAAATCGACGTGCCTGAGCCGTCGGTGGCGGAAACGGTGGAGATTCTGCGCGGCCTCAAATCCCGTTTCGAAAGCCATCATGGCGTGAAATACACCGCCGCGGCGCTGACCACGGCGGCGGAGCTGTCGGCCAAATACATCAATGACCGGCATCTGCCAGACAAGGCCATCGACGTCATCGACGAGGCCGGGGCGGCGCAGCGCATCCTGCCCAAATCCAAGCAGAAGAAGACCATCACGCCCAAGGAAATCGAAGAGATCGTCGCCAAGATCGCCCGCATTCCGCCGAAGAGCGTGTCGGCGGATGATCGCAACGCCCTGCGCAACCTGGATCGTGACCTCAAATCGGTGGTCTTTGGCCAGGACGAGGCGATCGATGCGCTTGCCACTGCCATCAAGATGGCGCGCAGCGGGCTCGGCAATCCGCAAAAGCCCATCGGCAGCTTCCTGTTCTCCGGCCCCACGGGGGTGGGCAAGACCGAGGTGGCCCGGCAGCTCGCCTATATCATGGGCATCGAGCTGATCCGTTTCGACATGTCGGAATACATGGAGCGGCATGCGGTGTCCCGGCTCATCGGCGCGCCGCCCGGCTATGTGGGCTTCGACCAGGGCGGGCTTCTGACCGAGGCCATCACCAAGCACCCATACTCGGTGCTGCTTTTGGACGAGATCGAAAAGGCGCACCCCGACATCTTCAACATCCTGCTGCAGGTGATGGACCACGGCACCCTCACCGACAACAACGGGCGCAAGGCCGATTTCCGCAACGTGGTGATCATCATGACCACGAACGCCGGAGCGGAGGCGCTCAACAAGTCCAGCATCGGCTTTGCCACCAGCACCAAGGCCGGCGACGAGATGGCGGAAATCAAGCGGCTGTTCTCGCCCGAATTCCGCAACCGGCTGGATGCCATCATCTCCTTCAAGCCGTTGACGAAGGAGATCATCCTGCGCGTGGTGGACAAATTCCTCATGCAGCTCGAGTCACAGCTGCACGAGAAAAAAGTGGAAGCCACCTTCACCGAGGCGCTGCGCGAGTACCTGGCGGAGCGGGGCTTCGATCCCCTCATGGGCGCGCGGCCGATGGCGCGGCTCATCCAGGACACCATCCGCAAGGCGCTGGCCGATGAGCTCCTCTTCGGCCGGCTGGCCAATGGCGGCAAGGTCACGGTGGACGTGGATGACAAGGGGCAGGTGAAGCTCCTCTTCAACGAGGAAACCGAAGCCGTGGCCTGA
- a CDS encoding NAD-binding protein, whose product MHNVLFLLLRRLRTPLVLLVLVYAVAVLGLVLIPGVDDQGRPWRMGFFHAFYVVSYTATTIGFGELPHPFTDAQRMWLTGTIYASVIVWLYAIGALLATLQDPAIRLIRVENAFTRAVRRLREPFYLVCGYGDTGALLVRALADSGIQAVVLDIDPERIALLELEELPMVVPGLRGDAAQPAVLLRAGLTHPHCLGVIALTNRDEVNLKVAITVKLLRPKLAAICRADTLDVAANMASFGTDHIINAFDTFAGRLAMALHSPGMYLLYEWMTAAPHEPLREPIFPPVGRWILCGYGRFGKAVHARLTREGVVATVVEADPAHTQPPEGSVVGRGTEAETLEQAGIREAVGIVAGTDNDANNLSIIMTARMLNPRLFMVARQNETQNEALFRAAGLDLVMRRSSVIAHKIFALLTTPLLSEFLELARKQGNEWANQLVARLGGIVGEEAPETWGLNITPAEAPAIYAGLVAGMTVTVADLWRDPRNRDERLPGLALLVKRGATEILVPEENLPLEPGDQLLLAGRVEARRQLSWIARNYNSFTYLVTGVERPSGFVWEKLFRSKGRSPGRGPLAARRADR is encoded by the coding sequence ATGCACAACGTCCTTTTCCTGCTGCTGCGCCGGCTGCGCACGCCGCTGGTGCTCCTCGTCCTGGTCTATGCGGTGGCGGTGCTGGGCCTGGTGCTCATCCCCGGCGTGGATGATCAGGGGCGGCCCTGGCGGATGGGTTTCTTCCATGCCTTCTACGTGGTGAGCTACACCGCCACCACCATTGGCTTTGGCGAGCTGCCCCATCCCTTCACCGACGCCCAGCGCATGTGGTTGACCGGCACCATCTATGCGTCGGTGATCGTCTGGCTCTATGCCATCGGCGCTTTGCTCGCCACCCTGCAGGACCCCGCCATCCGCCTGATCCGGGTGGAGAATGCCTTCACCCGCGCGGTGCGCAGACTGCGCGAGCCCTTCTATCTGGTCTGCGGCTATGGCGATACCGGCGCACTGCTCGTGCGCGCGCTGGCCGATTCCGGCATCCAGGCGGTGGTACTGGACATCGACCCGGAACGCATCGCCCTCCTGGAACTCGAGGAGCTACCCATGGTGGTGCCGGGGCTGCGGGGCGATGCCGCCCAGCCGGCGGTTCTGCTCCGCGCCGGCCTCACCCATCCCCACTGCCTGGGGGTGATCGCCCTCACCAACCGGGACGAGGTCAACCTGAAGGTGGCGATCACGGTCAAACTGCTGCGACCGAAGCTCGCTGCCATCTGTCGGGCAGACACCCTGGACGTGGCCGCCAACATGGCCTCCTTCGGCACCGATCACATCATCAACGCCTTCGATACCTTTGCCGGCCGGCTGGCCATGGCGCTGCACTCCCCCGGCATGTACCTGCTCTATGAATGGATGACCGCCGCCCCCCACGAGCCGCTGCGGGAGCCCATCTTCCCGCCGGTGGGACGCTGGATCCTGTGTGGCTACGGCCGGTTCGGCAAGGCCGTCCATGCGCGGCTGACGCGGGAGGGCGTGGTGGCCACCGTGGTGGAGGCCGACCCCGCCCACACCCAGCCGCCGGAAGGCAGCGTGGTGGGGCGGGGCACCGAGGCGGAAACCCTGGAGCAGGCCGGCATCCGTGAGGCGGTGGGCATCGTTGCCGGCACCGACAACGATGCCAACAATCTTTCCATCATCATGACGGCGCGCATGTTGAACCCGCGCCTGTTCATGGTCGCCCGGCAAAACGAAACGCAGAACGAGGCCCTCTTCCGCGCCGCGGGGCTGGACCTCGTCATGCGGCGGTCCAGTGTCATCGCCCACAAGATTTTCGCGCTCCTCACCACGCCGCTGCTCAGTGAGTTCCTGGAGCTTGCCCGCAAACAGGGCAATGAGTGGGCCAACCAGCTCGTGGCGCGTCTGGGTGGGATCGTCGGCGAGGAGGCGCCAGAAACCTGGGGGCTCAACATCACGCCGGCGGAGGCACCGGCCATCTATGCGGGGCTGGTGGCGGGAATGACGGTGACGGTGGCGGACCTCTGGCGCGACCCGCGTAACCGCGACGAGCGTCTGCCCGGTCTCGCCCTCCTCGTCAAACGCGGCGCCACGGAAATCCTGGTGCCGGAGGAAAACCTGCCCCTCGAGCCCGGGGATCAGCTTCTGCTCGCCGGCCGCGTCGAAGCCCGCCGCCAGTTGTCCTGGATCGCACGCAATTACAACAGCTTCACGTACCTGGTGACGGGGGTGGAGCGACCCTCCGGTTTCGTCTGGGAGAAGCTTTTCAGGTCGAAAGGGCGCTCACCCGGACGCGGTCCCCTTGCCGCACGGCGCGCAGACCGGTGA
- a CDS encoding ROK family protein: MRLGIDLGGTKIEIIAIDEAGREQLRRRVPTPQGDYAATLQAIHELVRAAEAELGTCGRVGIGTPGALSRATGRMKNANSVWLNGQPLKEDLERLLARPVRIENDANCFALSEATDGAAAGAPVVFGVILGTGTGAGIVVHGRLLTGPNAIAGEWGHNPLPWPTADELPGPACYCGKRGCLETWLSGPALSRLHAQRTGESLRVEEIAARALQGDAACEESLAQYEDRLARGLAHVINVLDPDVIVLGGGLSHLDRLYTNVPRLWQAHVFSDRVDTRLVKNRHGDSSGVRGAAWLWQP, from the coding sequence ATGCGGCTGGGCATCGATCTCGGGGGTACCAAGATCGAAATCATCGCCATCGATGAGGCGGGGCGGGAGCAGCTGCGCCGCCGGGTCCCCACGCCGCAGGGTGATTACGCTGCGACCCTGCAGGCGATTCATGAGCTCGTGCGGGCGGCGGAGGCGGAACTGGGCACCTGCGGCCGGGTGGGCATTGGCACACCGGGGGCGCTTTCCCGCGCCACCGGCCGCATGAAGAACGCCAATTCGGTCTGGCTCAACGGCCAGCCCCTCAAGGAGGACCTAGAGCGGCTTCTGGCGCGGCCGGTGCGCATCGAAAACGACGCCAACTGCTTTGCCCTCTCCGAGGCCACGGATGGGGCGGCGGCGGGCGCGCCGGTGGTGTTCGGCGTCATTCTCGGCACGGGCACCGGTGCCGGCATCGTCGTCCATGGCCGGCTGCTCACTGGGCCCAATGCCATCGCCGGCGAGTGGGGGCACAATCCGCTACCCTGGCCCACGGCCGACGAGCTGCCGGGGCCTGCCTGTTACTGCGGCAAGCGGGGTTGTCTGGAGACCTGGCTGTCCGGTCCTGCATTGAGCCGCCTCCACGCCCAACGCACCGGCGAGAGCCTGCGCGTTGAGGAGATCGCGGCCCGGGCGCTTCAGGGGGATGCGGCCTGTGAGGAGAGCCTTGCCCAATACGAGGATCGACTGGCGCGGGGGCTTGCCCACGTCATCAACGTGCTGGATCCGGACGTGATCGTGCTGGGGGGTGGCCTGTCCCATCTCGACCGACTCTACACCAACGTGCCCCGGCTGTGGCAGGCCCATGTCTTCTCCGACCGGGTGGATACCCGCCTGGTGAAAAACCGGCATGGTGACTCCAGCGGTGTGCGCGGGGCCGCCTGGCTTTGGCAGCCATGA
- a CDS encoding DUF6394 family protein, producing the protein MNLEKVVFAFFIVLALTLNFGFYVGEIDNPTHHSIYELYAALVVNLIATVLKLGDRTHLGAVLLATSLVADLQLIAAASVWAYAEHVHPGGLTPHLMAAIVSLSGGALLANLTSVVLFIAETLAIRR; encoded by the coding sequence ATGAATCTGGAGAAAGTCGTTTTTGCCTTTTTCATCGTTCTTGCACTCACGCTCAATTTCGGTTTCTACGTGGGCGAAATCGACAATCCCACCCACCACAGCATCTATGAACTCTATGCTGCGCTGGTGGTGAACCTCATCGCCACCGTGCTCAAGCTGGGTGATCGCACGCATCTCGGAGCCGTTCTGCTCGCCACCAGTCTGGTGGCCGATCTGCAGCTCATCGCCGCGGCTTCGGTGTGGGCGTACGCGGAACACGTGCATCCGGGTGGCCTGACCCCGCATCTGATGGCGGCCATCGTCTCCCTCTCCGGCGGGGCGCTGCTTGCCAACCTCACCTCGGTGGTCCTCTTCATCGCGGAAACCCTCGCCATCCGGCGTTGA